One window of Branchiostoma lanceolatum isolate klBraLanc5 chromosome 6, klBraLanc5.hap2, whole genome shotgun sequence genomic DNA carries:
- the LOC136436129 gene encoding zinc finger protein 678-like encodes MLYFDFVHIRFGPHSGFSVPGRRSLRPTFGYFRTGSEFGSVHIFGCFRALSDFRAVLIRTFPEGFPAYIRSYSGIFGEKTHPRETAENFGGRKVDRPGVSLTVGMAANSKSSGDYRREVKRVAGKRASMKSYRCEECSGQSGSLGDLKRHQRTHTGEKPYRCEECSKQFSQLAHLKRHIQSHTGEKPYRCEECSKQFSQLAHLKRHIQSHTGEKPYRCEECGKQFSKLDHLKKHIRTHTGEKPYQCEECGKQFSLLSNLKTHMRTHTGEKPYKCEECNRQFSLLDDLKKHMRTHTGEKPYRCEECSRQFSQLAHLKRHIQSHTGEKPYRCEECSKQFSQLAHLKRHIQSHTGEKPYRCEECGKQFSKLDHLKTHMRTHTGEKPYQCEECGKQFSLLSNLKTHMRTHTGEKPYKCEECSKQFSQLSNLKTHMQTHTGEKPYKCEECNRQFSLLDDLKKHMRTHTGEKPYRCEECSRQFSLLGHLKRHIRTHTGEKPYRCEECSKQFSLLSSLKGHMRTHTGEKPYKCEECSRQFSQQSSLKRHMRSHE; translated from the exons ATGTTATACTTTGACTTTGTTCATATTCGGTTCGGTCCACATTCGGGTTTTTCCGTGCCGGGACGGAGGTCACTTCGGCCCACATTCGGATATTTTCGTACTGGGTCGGAATTCGGTTCGGTCCACATATTCGGATGTTTCCGTGCATTGTCGGATTTCAGAGCGGTCCTTATTCGGACATTTCCGGAGGGTTTCCCTGCCTATATAAGGAGTTATTCGGGTATTTTCGGCGAGAAGACTCATCCACGAGAGACGGCAGAGAATTTCGGCGGCAGGAAAGTGGATCGGCCTG GAGTGTCTTTAACTGTTGGTATGGCGGCGAATAGCAAAAGCTCAGGTGACTACAGAAGAGAAGTGAAAAGGGTTGCTGGCAAACGTGCAAGCATGAaatcctacaggtgtgaggagtgtagtgGGCAGTCTGGCTCACTTGGTGACCTGAAGAGACACCAGCGAAcgcacacaggggagaaaccctacagatgtgaggagtgcagtaagcagttcagtcagctggcccatctaaagagacacattcaatctcacacaggggagaaaccctacagatgtgaggagtgcagtaagcagttcagtcagctggcccatctaaagagacacattcaatctcacacaggggagaaaccctacagatgtgaggagtgcggcaaacagttcagtAAGCTGGatcatctgaagaaacacatccggactcacacaggggagaaaccctaccagtgtgaggagtgcggcaaacagttcagtctgctgagtaatctgaagactcacatgcggactcacactggtgagaagccctacaagtgtgaggagtgcaacaggcAGTTCAGTCTGCTGGATgatctaaagaaacacatgcggactcacactggggagaaaccatacagatgtgaggagtgcagtaggcagttcagtcagctggcccatctaaagagacacattcaatctcacacaggggagaaaccctacagatgtgaggagtgcagtaagcagttcagtcagctggcccatctaaagagacacattcaatctcacacaggggagaaaccctacagatgtgaggagtgcggcaaacagttcagtAAGCTGGatcatctgaagactcacatgcggactcacacaggggagaaaccctaccagtgtgaggagtgcggcaaacagttcagtctgctgagtaatctgaagactcacatgcggactcacactggtgagaagccctacaagtgtgaggagtgcagcaagcagttcagtcagctgagtaatctgaagactcacatgcagactcacactggtgagaagccctacaagtgtgaggagtgcaacaggcAGTTCAGTCTGCTGGATgatctaaagaaacacatgcggactcacactggggagaaaccatacagatgtgaggagtgcagtaggCAGTTCAGTCTGCTGGGCCATCTAAAGAGACACAtccggactcacactggtgagaaaccctacagatgtgaggagtgcagtaaaCAGTTCAGTCTGCTGAGTAGTCTGAAgggacacatgcggactcacactggtgagaagccctacaagtgtgaggagtgcagcaggcagttcagtcagcaaAGTAGTCTTAAAAGACACATGCGGAGCCATGAGTAA